The Gammaproteobacteria bacterium region GGAACTGTTCGAATCACAGAAACAGGAGACTGGTTGCATGGAACAAATTATCCATGAGCGATTCGAAAATCGCCATATCGAGGTACTGGACGCCGGCTGTGGTCGCAAATGGCAAATCAAACTCCAGATGCCTATTACAATCACGGGTGTGGACGCTGATCAAGCGGCGCTGGATAAAAGAGAAGATCTGGACGTTGCGTTAAAAGAAGATATACAGACAGTGGATTTTCCCAGCAACCGGTTTGACTTGATTTATTGCTCGTATGTCCTGGAGCATGTCAATGGCGCCGAGGATCTTCTAGGCCGATTCAAATCATGGCTGAAGCCAAACGGGTTACTGATTCTGCGTTTTCCAGACAAATACACTGTCTTTGGATTCATC contains the following coding sequences:
- a CDS encoding class I SAM-dependent methyltransferase — translated: MEQIIHERFENRHIEVLDAGCGRKWQIKLQMPITITGVDADQAALDKREDLDVALKEDIQTVDFPSNRFDLIYCSYVLEHVNGAEDLLGRFKSWLKPNGLLILRFPDKYTVFGFITRKTPHWVHVIC